A portion of the Cellulophaga algicola DSM 14237 genome contains these proteins:
- a CDS encoding response regulator codes for MKTILLIEDDRALRENTEELLDLAGYAVTTAPNGKIGILAAKELVPDIILCDIMMPEVDGYGVLKALNEDKITKQIPFIFLSAKTEHKEIRKGMDLGADDYLTKPFEEEDLISAIESRLAKHEILKLNATAAHNKEENSEDSILDLNELKNFFDDNGDELTFSQGSIIYKEGNASNTIFLVLKGVIKCHSMDEDGKQLITSLYRADDFLGFTSFLKNVPYQESATAMEDVVLAGISKENLKAILERNHNISLELVELLSGNIKEIKQQLLQMAYSSVRKKTAQTLLQFSEIMNTQTNDPIKISRSDLASVAGIATESLIRTLSGFKKEGLIEIDGRNIKIKELKALQYIT; via the coding sequence ATGAAAACTATTTTATTAATTGAAGATGACAGAGCCCTTCGTGAGAATACGGAAGAACTTTTAGATCTTGCTGGTTACGCAGTAACCACCGCTCCAAATGGTAAAATAGGAATTCTAGCTGCTAAAGAATTAGTGCCAGATATTATTCTTTGTGATATTATGATGCCAGAAGTAGATGGCTATGGTGTTTTAAAAGCCCTTAATGAGGATAAAATCACAAAACAAATTCCGTTTATATTCCTTTCTGCAAAAACAGAACATAAGGAAATTAGGAAAGGGATGGATTTAGGTGCAGATGATTATCTAACCAAGCCCTTTGAAGAAGAAGATTTAATTAGCGCTATTGAAAGTAGGCTAGCCAAACATGAGATTTTAAAGCTAAATGCAACTGCTGCGCATAACAAAGAAGAAAACTCAGAAGACAGCATTCTGGATTTAAATGAATTGAAGAATTTTTTTGATGATAATGGAGACGAATTGACCTTCTCCCAAGGCAGCATCATCTACAAAGAAGGTAATGCTTCCAACACTATTTTTTTAGTATTAAAAGGAGTTATTAAATGCCATTCTATGGATGAAGATGGGAAACAATTAATTACGTCTTTATACCGAGCAGATGATTTTTTAGGCTTTACATCATTCTTAAAAAATGTACCTTATCAAGAATCTGCTACTGCAATGGAAGATGTTGTTCTTGCCGGTATTTCAAAAGAAAATTTAAAGGCAATTTTAGAAAGAAATCACAATATATCCTTAGAATTGGTAGAATTATTATCAGGAAATATAAAAGAGATTAAACAGCAACTCTTGCAAATGGCTTACAGCTCTGTCCGAAAAAAAACAGCTCAAACACTTTTACAGTTTTCGGAGATTATGAATACCCAAACTAATGATCCTATAAAAATTTCTAGAAGTGATCTAGCTAGTGTTGCAGGTATTGCCACAGAAAGTTTAATACGTACTTTATCGGGTTTCAAAAAAGAAGGTTTAATTGAGATTGATGGTCGAAATATAAAAATAAAAGAACTTAAGGCACTACAATACATCACTTAA